One Methanobrevibacter arboriphilus JCM 13429 = DSM 1125 DNA segment encodes these proteins:
- a CDS encoding CoB--CoM heterodisulfide reductase iron-sulfur subunit A family protein: protein MAEEKRDIENEEPRIGVYVCHCGVNIGGVVDVPAVAEYAKTLPNVVIAKDYKYYCSDPGQQVIQDDIKEHNLNRVVVAACSPRLHEPTFRRCIREAGLNQFLFEFANLREHDSWVHMGEPEAATEKAKDLTRMAVAKARLLEPLEASVVSVDNKAMVIGGGVAGIQSALDLADMGFQTYMVEKQPTIGGRMGQLDKTFPTLDCSMCILAPKMVDVGKHENIELLTYSEVREVDGYIGNFKVKVERKPRYIDEELCVGCGSCVEVCPIEMPNYFDEGIGMVKAAFIPFPQAVPLCATIDKDYCIECKLCDQICERGAVKHDQESEFIDLEVGTIIVATGYDPYDPTEKLEYGYGAHTNVITAMEIERMINASGPTEGHVIKPSDHESPKRVAFIHCVGSRDDKIGKPYCSRVCCMYSMKNAQLIIDHEPDTDVTLYYMDIRAFGKGFEEFYKNSQEKYGIKFLRGRPSEIIENDDLTLTVRGEDTLLNTVTEYDYDLVVLSVGLIPPEGAEELRQTIGLSKSGDGFLMEAHPKLRPVDTLTDGVYLAGVSQGPKDIPDAVAQGSGAAARAAIPMVKGEVEIEPIIATTDVDVCGACEVCVELCPYGAVAIEDDQATVNVALCKGCGTCVAACPSGAMDQNHFKTDQIMAQIEAALEDGK, encoded by the coding sequence ATGGCAGAAGAGAAGAGAGATATAGAAAATGAAGAGCCACGTATTGGAGTATATGTTTGCCACTGTGGTGTAAACATTGGTGGGGTCGTCGACGTCCCAGCAGTTGCCGAATATGCAAAAACACTCCCTAATGTGGTTATTGCAAAGGATTATAAATATTATTGTTCTGACCCAGGACAACAAGTAATTCAAGATGATATTAAAGAACATAATCTTAACAGAGTAGTTGTAGCTGCATGTTCTCCTAGGCTCCACGAACCTACATTTAGAAGATGTATTAGAGAAGCTGGATTAAACCAATTCTTGTTTGAGTTTGCTAACTTAAGAGAGCATGATTCTTGGGTACACATGGGTGAACCAGAAGCTGCTACTGAAAAAGCAAAAGATTTAACAAGAATGGCTGTAGCTAAAGCTAGACTTTTAGAACCTTTAGAAGCTTCTGTTGTGTCTGTGGATAATAAAGCTATGGTTATCGGTGGAGGAGTAGCTGGTATTCAATCTGCTCTTGATTTAGCTGATATGGGATTCCAAACTTATATGGTTGAAAAACAACCTACCATCGGTGGAAGAATGGGACAACTTGATAAAACTTTCCCAACACTTGATTGTTCAATGTGTATTCTTGCTCCTAAGATGGTGGATGTTGGTAAACACGAAAACATCGAACTTTTAACTTACTCTGAAGTAAGAGAAGTAGATGGTTATATTGGTAACTTTAAAGTAAAAGTTGAAAGAAAACCAAGATATATTGATGAAGAGCTTTGTGTCGGCTGTGGATCTTGTGTAGAAGTTTGTCCAATTGAAATGCCTAATTACTTCGATGAAGGTATTGGTATGGTCAAAGCTGCATTTATTCCATTCCCTCAAGCAGTACCTTTATGTGCTACTATCGACAAGGATTACTGTATTGAATGTAAACTCTGTGATCAAATATGTGAACGTGGAGCAGTTAAACATGACCAAGAATCTGAATTTATTGATTTAGAAGTAGGAACTATTATTGTAGCTACTGGTTATGATCCTTATGATCCTACAGAAAAACTTGAATATGGTTATGGTGCTCATACTAATGTAATTACTGCTATGGAAATTGAAAGGATGATTAATGCATCTGGTCCTACTGAAGGACATGTTATTAAACCATCTGATCATGAATCTCCAAAACGTGTTGCATTTATCCATTGTGTTGGTTCAAGAGATGATAAGATTGGTAAACCATATTGTTCAAGAGTATGTTGTATGTACTCTATGAAAAATGCTCAATTGATTATAGATCACGAACCAGATACTGATGTAACTCTTTATTACATGGATATCAGAGCTTTCGGTAAAGGATTTGAAGAGTTCTATAAAAACTCTCAAGAAAAATATGGTATTAAGTTCTTAAGAGGACGTCCTTCTGAAATTATCGAAAATGATGATTTAACTTTAACTGTAAGAGGGGAAGATACATTACTTAACACAGTAACTGAATATGATTATGATTTAGTTGTTTTAAGTGTTGGTCTTATACCTCCTGAAGGAGCAGAAGAGTTAAGACAAACTATTGGTTTATCTAAGAGTGGAGACGGTTTCTTAATGGAAGCTCACCCAAAACTCAGACCTGTTGATACTTTAACAGATGGTGTTTACTTAGCTGGTGTTTCACAAGGTCCTAAGGATATTCCTGATGCAGTTGCACAAGGTTCTGGTGCAGCAGCACGTGCAGCGATCCCTATGGTTAAAGGTGAAGTGGAAATTGAACCTATTATTGCTACTACTGATGTAGATGTCTGTGGAGCATGTGAAGTTTGTGTTGAACTTTGTCCATATGGTGCAGTAGCTATTGAAGATGATCAAGCAACTGTTAATGTTGCACTATGTAAAGGATGCGGTACTTGTGTAGCTGCATGTCCATCTGGAGCTATGGATCAAAATCATTTCAAAACTGACCAAATCATGGCACAAATTGAAGCTGCTCTTGAAGATGGTAAATAA
- the glyA gene encoding serine hydroxymethyltransferase: MFENESNVTEIQKLMKDHNDWMKNSINLIASENITSSQVQSAMASDLSHRYAEGKCGERLYEGCKYIDDIESITIRLSKELYKAEHVNVQPTSGVVANLAAFFTFSKPGDSIMALEVPVGGHISHANVSAAGIRGLKVHQHPFDEKSMTIDVDAMNKKILEIKPKIILFGGSLFLFPHPVKEAYEAAQEVGAKIMYDGAHVLGLIAGGKFQDPLREGADVLMGSTHKTFPGTQGGIILTKEEYAKKIDEAVFPGVVSNHHLHHVAGLGIATAEMLEFGEDYASQTIKNAKALAQALNEYGFNVLCEDQGFTESHQVGFDVSNIGRASILAKDLESNNIILNKNLLPWDDVNRSDDPSGIRVGTQEITRRGMKESQMSDIAEFIMRVCMDKVYVKDEVSEFMNDYTKVHYAFEESEAYKYIQF, from the coding sequence ATGTTTGAAAATGAAAGTAATGTTACTGAAATTCAAAAATTGATGAAAGACCACAATGATTGGATGAAAAATAGTATAAATCTCATTGCTAGTGAAAATATAACTAGCTCTCAAGTACAATCTGCAATGGCTTCAGATCTTTCTCATAGGTATGCTGAAGGTAAATGTGGTGAAAGACTTTATGAAGGTTGTAAATACATTGATGATATTGAATCAATTACTATACGTCTTTCAAAAGAACTTTATAAAGCAGAACATGTAAACGTTCAACCAACATCTGGTGTTGTAGCTAATCTTGCAGCATTTTTTACTTTTTCAAAGCCAGGAGATTCTATAATGGCTCTCGAAGTTCCCGTAGGTGGACATATTAGTCATGCAAATGTAAGTGCTGCTGGTATAAGAGGTCTTAAAGTACATCAACATCCCTTTGATGAAAAATCCATGACTATTGATGTTGATGCAATGAATAAAAAGATTCTTGAAATAAAGCCTAAAATAATTCTTTTCGGTGGTAGCTTATTCCTTTTCCCTCATCCTGTTAAAGAAGCATACGAAGCTGCTCAAGAAGTTGGAGCTAAAATTATGTATGATGGTGCTCATGTTTTAGGTCTTATTGCTGGTGGAAAATTCCAAGATCCTCTTCGTGAAGGTGCTGATGTTTTGATGGGTAGTACTCATAAGACATTTCCTGGAACTCAAGGAGGTATTATTTTAACTAAAGAAGAATATGCTAAAAAAATTGATGAGGCAGTTTTCCCTGGTGTTGTTAGTAATCATCATCTTCATCATGTAGCTGGACTTGGAATAGCAACAGCTGAAATGCTTGAATTTGGCGAAGATTATGCTAGTCAAACTATTAAAAATGCTAAAGCTTTAGCTCAAGCTTTAAATGAATATGGTTTTAATGTTCTTTGTGAAGATCAAGGATTTACAGAATCTCATCAAGTAGGTTTTGATGTTTCTAATATTGGTAGAGCATCTATTTTAGCTAAAGATTTAGAATCTAATAATATTATTTTAAATAAAAATCTCCTTCCATGGGATGATGTTAATAGATCTGATGATCCTTCTGGTATTAGAGTGGGTACTCAAGAGATTACAAGAAGAGGCATGAAAGAATCTCAGATGTCTGATATAGCTGAATTTATAATGAGAGTTTGTATGGATAAAGTTTATGTTAAAGATGAAGTTAGTGAATTTATGAATGATTATACTAAAGTTCATTATGCTTTTGAAGAATCAGAAGCTTATAAATATATTCAATTCTAA
- a CDS encoding dihydromethanopterin reductase (acceptor), whose translation MRIGWAITGAGHLLDESVAVMEELSKDNKITVLLSNAGEEVLNMYGLFERVAAITGGYYKELALESDQSFSYPISGRFSLGKYDLLIVSPTTSNTVAKIVHGISDTLVTNSVAQAGKGGVKTIIIPVDMEEGDVETILPSKLDLESCADCDECEAAKSCPQDAIIAKQEIDLLKCVGCGDCQDSCSFNAIKAGKLITIHMREIDIENTHKLVLMEDIDVLKHPNEIVEFISNIL comes from the coding sequence ATGCGTATTGGATGGGCAATAACTGGAGCTGGACATTTATTAGATGAAAGTGTTGCAGTAATGGAAGAGTTATCTAAGGATAATAAGATAACAGTTTTACTTTCAAATGCTGGAGAAGAAGTTCTAAATATGTACGGCCTCTTTGAAAGAGTTGCTGCTATTACAGGAGGATATTATAAAGAATTAGCTTTAGAAAGCGATCAAAGTTTTAGTTATCCTATTTCTGGACGTTTTTCTCTAGGAAAATATGATCTTTTAATTGTTTCTCCTACCACTTCTAATACTGTTGCTAAAATAGTTCATGGAATTTCTGATACTCTTGTTACAAATTCTGTTGCTCAAGCTGGAAAAGGTGGAGTTAAAACTATTATTATTCCAGTGGACATGGAAGAAGGTGATGTTGAAACAATTCTTCCATCTAAATTAGATCTTGAAAGCTGTGCAGATTGTGATGAGTGTGAAGCAGCTAAATCTTGTCCTCAAGATGCGATAATAGCTAAACAGGAAATTGATTTACTTAAATGTGTTGGATGTGGAGATTGTCAAGATTCATGCTCATTTAATGCTATAAAAGCTGGAAAATTAATAACTATTCATATGAGAGAAATAGACATTGAAAACACTCATAAATTGGTCTTAATGGAAGACATAGATGTTTTAAAACATCCTAATGAAATTGTTGAGTTTATATCTAATATATTATAA
- a CDS encoding DUF192 domain-containing protein, with product MNNKTILIKEKKNLQEKIVLGPIKFANDFLSRFQGLMFKKDLEYILVIKTANSNVKIYSSIHTFFMRINIDVIFLNEEKKVIETAHISPWKFYNPKNKAHYILELKEGSIKKYKIKIGDKLDFVCEFI from the coding sequence ATAAACAATAAAACTATTTTAATAAAAGAAAAAAAGAACCTCCAAGAAAAAATAGTTTTAGGTCCTATAAAATTTGCAAATGATTTTTTATCTAGATTCCAAGGATTGATGTTTAAAAAAGATTTAGAATATATTCTTGTTATAAAAACAGCTAATTCTAATGTTAAAATTTATTCTTCAATACATACATTCTTTATGCGAATAAATATTGATGTCATTTTTTTAAATGAAGAAAAAAAAGTTATAGAAACAGCACATATTTCACCCTGGAAGTTTTATAACCCCAAAAACAAAGCACATTATATTTTAGAATTAAAAGAAGGAAGTATTAAAAAATATAAAATAAAAATTGGGGATAAATTAGATTTTGTTTGTGAGTTTATATAA
- a CDS encoding methionine adenosyltransferase, translated as MRNIIVEKLNQTPIEKLDIEIVERKGIGHPDSISDGIAESVSRALCKLYMDEFGGVLHHNTDEVQITAGESNPIFGGGDIIKPIDFLLTGRGVSEYEGKKLPVDVVAIDAAKAYLDEYIPNLEVESHAVVECKIGHGSGDLVDVFKRDGAPSSNDTSFGVGYAPFSEVETIVLAIEELLNSKAFTKKNPAVGEDIKVMGLRDNDKITLTIACAMVSKYVADREEYISVREGLKDVAFDIASQVTDREIEVFVNTADNDNAKGEEGYYLTVTGTSAEMGDDGSVGRGNRANGLITPNRPMSMEATSGKNPINHVGKIYNILSNEMANDIANHVEGIKQINIMILSQIGKPIDQPKAATSQIILEDGYKMDDVSKKVASVMDSWLENISTITENVVKGKARTF; from the coding sequence ATGAGAAATATCATTGTTGAAAAGCTCAACCAAACACCAATAGAAAAATTAGACATTGAAATTGTAGAAAGGAAAGGAATTGGTCATCCTGACAGTATTAGTGATGGAATTGCAGAGTCTGTAAGTCGAGCTCTTTGTAAACTTTATATGGATGAATTTGGAGGAGTACTCCACCATAATACTGATGAAGTTCAAATAACTGCTGGTGAATCGAATCCTATTTTTGGTGGAGGAGATATAATTAAACCTATTGATTTCCTTCTTACAGGTCGTGGAGTTTCTGAATATGAAGGTAAAAAGTTACCAGTTGATGTTGTAGCTATTGATGCTGCTAAAGCTTATTTAGATGAATATATTCCTAATCTTGAAGTAGAATCTCATGCTGTAGTTGAATGTAAAATAGGACATGGTTCAGGAGACCTTGTCGATGTGTTTAAACGAGATGGTGCACCTTCTTCTAATGATACTTCTTTTGGTGTAGGTTATGCTCCATTTTCAGAAGTTGAAACTATAGTCTTAGCTATTGAAGAATTATTAAATTCTAAAGCTTTTACAAAGAAAAATCCTGCTGTTGGTGAAGATATTAAAGTTATGGGCCTTCGTGATAATGATAAAATTACTTTGACTATTGCATGTGCTATGGTCTCAAAATATGTTGCTGACCGTGAAGAATATATATCTGTCCGTGAAGGCTTGAAAGATGTAGCTTTTGATATAGCTAGCCAAGTTACAGATAGGGAGATTGAAGTATTTGTAAATACTGCTGATAATGATAATGCTAAGGGTGAAGAAGGTTATTATTTAACAGTTACTGGAACTTCTGCTGAAATGGGTGATGATGGTTCTGTTGGTAGAGGTAATAGGGCTAATGGTCTTATAACTCCTAATAGACCAATGTCTATGGAAGCAACTTCTGGTAAAAATCCTATAAATCATGTTGGTAAAATTTATAATATTTTATCTAATGAAATGGCTAATGATATAGCTAACCATGTTGAAGGAATAAAACAGATTAATATAATGATTTTAAGTCAAATTGGCAAACCTATTGATCAACCTAAGGCTGCAACTTCTCAAATAATTCTTGAAGATGGATATAAAATGGATGATGTTAGTAAAAAAGTTGCTTCTGTCATGGATAGTTGGCTTGAAAATATATCAACTATAACCGAAAACGTTGTAAAAGGCAAAGCAAGAACATTTTAA